The proteins below are encoded in one region of Bacteroidia bacterium:
- a CDS encoding GDSL-type esterase/lipase family protein: MKSRNKTLLLALFFSTCIASFYSFVALKRYYIIHEYFTQDKWKRLNKEFNRMKKVNHSTVFFGDSMTENFKYLPDTSSVVNMGISGDFTEGLIKRIDNVIRFQPDKLFIMIGINDIVEKVPLSEIENNYIKILDLLKTDCPQTKIFIQSTLPTFGLKSLLSSSKIINLKVEKLNTFLLLESKKRNITLINLYPFFVTSNNELNPDLTTDGVHLNKKGYEIWLTQIKPYFN; encoded by the coding sequence ATGAAAAGCAGAAACAAAACACTTCTTCTTGCCTTGTTTTTTTCGACTTGTATCGCAAGTTTTTATTCATTCGTAGCTTTAAAACGATATTATATCATCCACGAATATTTTACTCAAGACAAGTGGAAAAGGCTAAACAAAGAATTTAATCGGATGAAAAAAGTGAACCATTCAACCGTATTTTTTGGCGATAGCATGACAGAAAATTTCAAATATTTGCCCGATACTTCTTCTGTCGTAAATATGGGAATTAGTGGTGATTTTACAGAAGGTTTGATTAAAAGAATTGATAATGTTATTCGTTTTCAGCCCGACAAACTTTTTATTATGATTGGAATTAATGACATTGTCGAAAAAGTTCCGTTGTCCGAAATTGAAAATAATTACATCAAAATTTTAGACCTTTTAAAAACAGATTGTCCGCAAACAAAAATTTTTATTCAAAGTACTCTGCCCACTTTTGGTTTGAAAAGTTTATTAAGTTCGAGTAAAATAATTAATCTGAAAGTGGAAAAATTAAATACGTTTCTGTTGCTTGAATCGAAAAAAAGGAACATCACATTAATTAATTTATATCCGTTTTTTGTAACCAGCAACAATGAATTAAACCCTGATTTAACAACTGATGGCGTTCATCTGAATAAAAAAGGATACGAAATTTGGCTGACGCAAATTAAACCTTATTTCAACTAA
- a CDS encoding ABC transporter transmembrane domain-containing protein: protein MARKKSEFEDAPKVKINKKNLKNAARILVYFKPYRKKYFLGLSFLLLTSLTALAFPMLMGKLVDSAKASFIANINRNALFLLILFAAQAIFSFFRVYLFVNVTENTLASLRQATYTHLIKLPMNYFSQHRVGELNSRISSDITMLQDTFTTTIAEFLRQFIIIIGGIAFLAFTSFKLTFVMLGIVPVVAILAVFFGRYIRKMSKETQDEVAASNTIVEETMQGIANVKAFANEFFEIARYKKSTLQIVEKAMKGGKARAAFTSFIIFCLFGSIVAVIWRGVILVHNGEMSVGAMFQFVLYSVFVGASFGGIAELYAQIQKAIGATERIMEILDEETENIDTTFDNKGIYKKISGTVVFKNVDFNYPSRSEIPVLKNIFFEAKRGETIAIVGPSGSGKSTLVSLILRFYNPQSGEIFIDGKNSQEYSLTELRNQMAIVPQDVLLFGGSIRENILYGKPDATNDEVMEAAKKANAHLFIENFPEKYETLVGERGVKLSGGQRQRIAIARAVLKNPSILILDEATSSLDSESERLVQEALDKLMVGRTSFVIAHRLSTVRNADKIIVIDKGELLESGTHEELIKKENGLYRSLSKLQFELS from the coding sequence ATGGCAAGGAAGAAAAGTGAATTTGAGGATGCTCCGAAAGTAAAAATCAATAAAAAAAATCTTAAAAATGCAGCACGTATACTTGTTTATTTTAAACCCTATCGAAAAAAATATTTTTTAGGATTGTCCTTTTTATTGCTAACAAGTTTAACAGCACTCGCTTTCCCGATGTTGATGGGAAAATTAGTAGATTCTGCAAAAGCATCTTTTATCGCAAATATCAACCGTAACGCACTTTTCTTGTTGATCCTATTCGCAGCACAAGCTATTTTTTCTTTTTTCAGAGTTTATTTATTTGTGAATGTTACGGAAAACACGCTCGCATCGCTGCGCCAAGCCACGTATACACATCTTATAAAATTACCGATGAATTATTTTTCGCAACACCGAGTTGGGGAACTGAACAGCCGTATTTCTTCTGATATCACGATGTTACAAGATACTTTCACGACTACAATTGCAGAGTTTTTACGCCAATTTATCATCATCATTGGTGGTATAGCGTTTTTAGCATTTACTTCTTTTAAATTAACATTTGTGATGCTGGGAATTGTACCTGTAGTAGCTATTCTCGCTGTATTTTTCGGAAGATACATTCGTAAAATGTCAAAAGAAACACAAGACGAAGTAGCTGCATCTAACACCATTGTGGAAGAAACCATGCAAGGCATTGCCAACGTGAAAGCCTTTGCCAATGAGTTTTTCGAGATAGCACGTTACAAAAAAAGCACTTTGCAAATTGTAGAGAAAGCCATGAAAGGTGGAAAAGCTCGCGCTGCATTTACTTCTTTTATTATTTTTTGTTTGTTCGGATCCATTGTCGCTGTTATTTGGCGTGGCGTTATTTTGGTACACAACGGAGAAATGTCGGTGGGTGCAATGTTTCAATTCGTGCTGTATTCCGTATTTGTAGGAGCTTCTTTTGGTGGAATCGCAGAGCTTTACGCACAAATTCAAAAGGCAATTGGCGCTACAGAACGCATTATGGAAATTTTGGATGAAGAGACAGAAAATATCGATACAACATTTGATAACAAAGGAATTTATAAAAAAATTAGCGGAACAGTTGTTTTTAAAAATGTTGATTTTAACTATCCTTCGCGAAGTGAAATTCCAGTTTTAAAAAATATTTTTTTTGAAGCGAAAAGAGGAGAAACCATTGCCATTGTTGGTCCGAGTGGTTCTGGGAAATCCACTTTAGTTTCTCTCATATTACGCTTTTACAATCCGCAAAGCGGAGAAATTTTTATTGATGGAAAGAACTCTCAGGAATATTCTTTAACCGAATTACGCAATCAAATGGCAATTGTTCCGCAAGACGTTTTACTTTTCGGCGGAAGCATTCGTGAAAATATTTTATACGGAAAACCCGACGCAACCAATGATGAAGTGATGGAAGCCGCTAAAAAAGCAAACGCACATTTGTTTATCGAAAATTTTCCGGAGAAATACGAAACACTTGTCGGCGAACGCGGCGTAAAACTTTCGGGTGGACAAAGACAGCGCATTGCTATTGCCAGAGCAGTTTTGAAAAATCCGTCTATTTTAATTTTGGATGAAGCAACCAGTTCGCTCGATTCTGAATCGGAGCGTTTGGTGCAAGAAGCCTTGGATAAATTAATGGTTGGCAGAACTTCTTTTGTGATTGCACATCGACTTTCTACCGTTCGAAATGCGGATAAAATTATTGTTATTGATAAAGGCGAATTGTTGGAATCTGGAACGCACGAAGAGCTGATAAAGAAGGAAAATGGGCTATACAGAAGTTTAAGTAAATTACAATTTGAATTAAGTTAA